The following DNA comes from Fervidibacillus albus.
TTTTGATAAAAAATGATTGACTTTGGAAGGCTGGGGACATATACTAAAGAACGTAGGAAGCGTTTTCTCTATCAAGTTTCCCCTCGAGTCCTTTCCAAAGGTGGAAATTTAGGATCTTAAAGGTGGAATTACGATGTTAACCGTTGAAAGGCATAAATTAATCATTGAAAAATTGAAAGAAAAAAATGTCGTTACCATCCAAGAATTGGTGAAACTCACAAATACGTCGGAATCGACAATACGGCGGGATTTAGCCGTTTTGGAAAAGGAAAAGTATTTAAAACGAGTTCACGGCGGTGCTGAACGACTTCGTGGAAAGTTGACCGAACCGAATGTGGAGGAAAAATCAACCAAATTCATTCGGGAAAAAAGAATAATTGCAAAACATGCGGCAAATTTAATTGAAAACGGCGATTGTATTTTTTTGGATGCGGGTACAACGACTTTTCAAATGATTGATTTTTTACAAGAAGATCAAAATATCGTTGTCGTGACGAATGGACTACATCATATTGATAAGCTAATAAAAAAAGGAATTCGTTCTTACATTGTTGGCGGATATATGAAACCGACAACAGGTGCGGTGGTTGGTAGCGGTGCATTATTTAGTATAAATGAATATCGATTTGATAAATGTTTCCTTGGAGTAAATGGTATTCATAGGGAATTAGGTTATACGACACCGGATCCTGAGGAAGCTGCTATAAAACAACGCGCTATTCAGTTGGCGGGGGATACATATGTACTCGCAGACCATTCGAAATTCAATGAGATTTCCTTTGCAAAAATAGCGGATTTATCCGTTGCATCGATTATTACTGATCAGTTGGAATTTGAGCAACAGAATCTCTTTTTGCAAAAAACAAATATTGAGGTTGTGAAAAAATGATTTACACAGTTACGTTGAATCCGTCTGTTGATTATGTTGTACAGGTGGATGATTTTCAATTAGGCACGTTGAATCGCACCCGCCGGAATGAAGTGTATCCCGGTGGAAAAGGTATTAATGTATCTCGTGTATTGAATCGTCTTTCCATACCGTCGACCGCCCTCGGTTTTATCGGCGGTTTTACCGGACAATATATTGAAACAATTTTACAAAAGGAAGGTGTTCGGACGGATTTTGTTACAACGGATGGATTGACGAGAATTAATATTAAATTGAAAAGCGAGAAGGAGACAGAAATTAACGGCGAGGGAATGGAGATTCCTAGTGAGAAAGTTGATGCTTTTTTTCAAAAAATCGACAAACTGCAAAGGGATGATCTCCTCGTTATTGCTGGCAGTGCTCCCCGTAGTTTGCCAAAGGATTTGTATGAAAAAGTAGCGGAATTGGCCCGTAAAAAGGGAGTGAAATTGGTTGTCGATGTATCCGGTTCTCCTCTTTCACAGCTCGTAACGTATAGTCCCTTTTTTATGAAGCCGAACCATCATGAATTGGGTGAACTTTTCCAAAGGGAAATTACGAATGTGGCAGAAGCAGTGCATTGCGGTCAACAACTAATTGAACAAGGCGTTGAACATCTCGTCATCTCCATGGCCGAACAAGGTGCCCTTTATTTAAATCGGGAAGGTGTTTGGAAGGCGACGGTGCCAAAGGGAACGGTGAAAAATTCTGTAGGTGCCGGCGATTCGTTAGTCGCAGGGTTTATTGGGACATTAGCGAAAACAAACGATGTAATGGCAGCATTTCGATTCGGCGTTGCATCTGGAAGTGCTACAGCATTCTCCGAAGATTTGTGTAAACGGGAAGATGTTGAAGCATTACTCCCCGAAGTTCAAATCGCGAAACTATAGGTACCCGCCAGTGGGTCGGGGTTCCGGTTCTTTTGACCCACTTTTGCCCAAGTTTTTGGTGGGCTGAGGTTCCGGTTCTTTTGGCCCAAGGTAGGTCGAGGGCGTGGTTCCTTCGACTGTGAATAGAGTGTTAACGCTTACGAAATAAGGAAGATTATTTTTAAAAATTTTCGATGAAGGAGAAGGTATAACAATGAAAATTACAAGCTTGTTGACGAAAGATACGATTCATTTACAACTCGCGTCAACGGAAAAGGAAGCGGTTATTGACGAATTGGTTCATGTTTTGGACAAGGC
Coding sequences within:
- a CDS encoding DeoR/GlpR family DNA-binding transcription regulator, translating into MLTVERHKLIIEKLKEKNVVTIQELVKLTNTSESTIRRDLAVLEKEKYLKRVHGGAERLRGKLTEPNVEEKSTKFIREKRIIAKHAANLIENGDCIFLDAGTTTFQMIDFLQEDQNIVVVTNGLHHIDKLIKKGIRSYIVGGYMKPTTGAVVGSGALFSINEYRFDKCFLGVNGIHRELGYTTPDPEEAAIKQRAIQLAGDTYVLADHSKFNEISFAKIADLSVASIITDQLEFEQQNLFLQKTNIEVVKK
- the pfkB gene encoding 1-phosphofructokinase — protein: MIYTVTLNPSVDYVVQVDDFQLGTLNRTRRNEVYPGGKGINVSRVLNRLSIPSTALGFIGGFTGQYIETILQKEGVRTDFVTTDGLTRINIKLKSEKETEINGEGMEIPSEKVDAFFQKIDKLQRDDLLVIAGSAPRSLPKDLYEKVAELARKKGVKLVVDVSGSPLSQLVTYSPFFMKPNHHELGELFQREITNVAEAVHCGQQLIEQGVEHLVISMAEQGALYLNREGVWKATVPKGTVKNSVGAGDSLVAGFIGTLAKTNDVMAAFRFGVASGSATAFSEDLCKREDVEALLPEVQIAKL